The Balnearium lithotrophicum genomic sequence TGATTGTAATTTTCGAATTAAGAGAGGATGGAATGAAGCTAAAGGCACTTTCTCTCCTAATACTCTTCGGTGCTGGGAATGCTTACGGAATTACGCTCTCCGATGCTGTTAAAACTGCCATTGAAAAGAACAACCTTATAAGGGCAAAGAGGGAAGAGGTTAAGGAGAAATTTTACGACTACAAGATGGCAAAGGCTAAGCTACTTCCAAGCGTAAACCTCTTTTCAGAGTACAACAAGACAACAGACCCACCCTACGCAGTAATGAACAGAATGGAAGTGAAAAAGCTTGACATGTTCAATACAAACTTCAACGACCCTGGTAAATCCCAGCTCTTTAAAACAGGCCTCGAGGTTAAGCTTCCTATCTGGATGGGAGGAAAGTTAAGAAGTGCCGTTTCCCTTGCAAAGAAGGAGGTAAAGGTTTCAAAGGAGGACCTAAGGAAGAACGAAAACGAGGTCATCTATAGCGTTGTGAAGGCGTACTACTCTGTTTTAACGGCAAAGGCTTTCGTTGAAACTGCAGAGTTGGCAGTAAGGGATGCAAGAAAACATGTAAAAGATGCAGAAGTAGTCTACAGGTCTGGTTTGGGTTTAAAGTCTGACGTTTTAAGAGCAAAGGTTTACTTAGAGCAAATGGAGGAGAATTTAGTAAAGGCTAAAAGTAATTACGAGGTTGCCCTAAGAGCTCTAAAGGTCTCAATGGGAGAATTCCCAAAAGGGGAGATTAATGTTGATGGTGATTTAACCTACAGGGAATATGACTTTGACCTTGACGACCTGATAAGAACCGCCCTAAAAGAGAGGCCTGAAATAAAGGAGATGGAGTTAAGGCTGTCACAGACAGAGGACTTGGAGAAGATGGCAAAGGGGAACTTTTTACCCCAGATAGGGGCATTTGGACAGGTCTTTTCTGCAGATGATACCGCTCCCTGGAACAAGGAAAACTCAAG encodes the following:
- a CDS encoding TolC family protein, which produces MKLKALSLLILFGAGNAYGITLSDAVKTAIEKNNLIRAKREEVKEKFYDYKMAKAKLLPSVNLFSEYNKTTDPPYAVMNRMEVKKLDMFNTNFNDPGKSQLFKTGLEVKLPIWMGGKLRSAVSLAKKEVKVSKEDLRKNENEVIYSVVKAYYSVLTAKAFVETAELAVRDARKHVKDAEVVYRSGLGLKSDVLRAKVYLEQMEENLVKAKSNYEVALRALKVSMGEFPKGEINVDGDLTYREYDFDLDDLIRTALKERPEIKEMELRLSQTEDLEKMAKGNFLPQIGAFGQVFSADDTAPWNKENSSWAVGVRASLNLFSGGEKFYNLRKSRIERLKVKEYREQVKKGIAFQVSKAYYDFLSAKKRVELARSAIKSAQETLRIVEKRYKNGLATITELLDTQTALNSARSNYVSALSNYRQAVAKVYYETGILRSRYSELTE